Genomic DNA from Solanum pennellii chromosome 3, SPENNV200:
aaaagagtCTTAAGCACAAAAAGATTAGTTGTAAAAGAGGCTTTTCAGAAGTACCAACTAAATGCTTCTTACTTCCAAATCTTAAATGCAAGAATTTAACCATACAGCCAAAAGGGGATCATCATGCAACCTAAATTACTCGAAATGTGGTATTGAATGACATAAACTGCAGGAAATAGTAAAATGAAGTGCAATGGAACATACAAATCCCTTGATCTGGAGGTTTTCGACACCATAGCATGATGTTTTTACTGCCAAAATGTTGTTAAACTGAGTTAGCAGAAATAAACTTGAGTGTCTACCGTTTCCATAAAAGGATGAGTAAAAAGAGATTCAAAGATACCAGATTTATTTGAGAATTCAAATCCACCAAGTGACGGCATGGCACTGGAGCAATCAGGGTACACCATGGACAGGTTATTAAGAAGAGAAGCATGTAGATTCCTTCCATCAAATTGGTCCATGCTTAAATTAACAGCATTGTCTTTCCTTTGCACTTCATACTGGccatttttctcatttcttaCAATAGCCAGGTTTGGAAATTTTTCCTCAAAAAATTGCATTACTGGAACTTGCAGCTGTTCATTACTAAAATTTGATCGCAGCAATTGCAACATATCTTTTAAGTGTTCAATCTCCACATCACGAATAGCCCTCATAGCAGCACTTTGACGTTCAGCTGAAAAGAGAGTACAATAAGGTAAAGGACATATTCAGTGACATTCAATCATGATGGTAATGTGAGAATCAAAATTCATCAGGAACAAACAGATAACTGCAAAAAATTAGAATGGATGTGGAAACCATGTTTAAGAACTTCATATTTACATACTTCCGAATATCATTTGACTGTCCAAGTGATTAGTTGGAGAAACTAAGTTTTGAAAGTGTAAATTAAGTgctgaaaagtttaaaatatttggaaGGGTGATGCTTTTAGTATCATCCATTTTCTTACTTTAAAAATTCCTACTCAAACGCATACTATAAATATTTCCTTCTACATTTAACTTTCCTTGTAAAATGCATCTTCATAACCTTctcttaaatttcaaaaagtatCACATCAACGGAAGGTAATAGACCTAGCAAATtgataattttacctttttgttcAGCTTGCAGGAATATATCAGAACAGATCGGTCACACAGAACTTATATCatacatcaacacataaaaaataaacgAGAATGGATAAGAGAATATAGCTTCATGGATATGAAGTTCAACCAAGC
This window encodes:
- the LOC107014642 gene encoding uncharacterized protein LOC107014642; this encodes MPRRRGRPRKTTEVVKDANEEQHQVKMEDDIFKQEAERQSAAMRAIRDVEIEHLKDMLQLLRSNFSNEQLQVPVMQFFEEKFPNLAIVRNEKNGQYEVQRKDNAVNLSMDQFDGRNLHASLLNNLSMVYPDCSSAMPSLGGFEFSNKSVKTSCYGVENLQIKGFVLEEPSDSQMLDLPDTLQTPGAYNNRLSVGMTPKTLRLPKPGEMLLSVHGSPLGVYKEDNMEAIHESGE